One Eurosta solidaginis isolate ZX-2024a chromosome 5, ASM4086904v1, whole genome shotgun sequence DNA segment encodes these proteins:
- the LOC137252735 gene encoding uncharacterized protein, producing the protein MESTNNANSFNKVFATNRRFNEATSEAEGAAISSAGMVGDQAEGLLQGDQAEDVGTNQIEVNLTGPNGDVLGVLMEIIYKMDQIEQNQRTLSYNQSVLMKMVEQIKQDAVPKSEALAQQHLMRECKVTLKKVESSVCKITGEVRDKYMDEVASALPLQNVLEVLRVEERLKVEEYAVAMKAHMFKIKGISEEIPRVVKEIFSDTLMEEYNWAGAAGKKSL; encoded by the exons ATGGAATCTACAAATAATG CGAATTCTTTCAATAAAGTGTTTGCAACGAATAGACGTTTTAATGAGGCTACATCTGAAGCCGAAGGTGCTGCCATTTCCTCAGCAGGAATGGTAGGCGATCAGGCTGAAGGACTGCTACAAGGAGATCAGGCTGAAGATGTTGGAACCAACCAAATTGAAGTCAACCTGACAGGACCTAATGGag ATGTGCTGGGAGTTTTGATGGAGATTATTTATAAGATGGATCAAATTGAACAGAAT CAACGTACACTCAGCTATAATCAAAGCGTACTAATGAAAATGGTGGAGCAAATTAAGCaagat GCGGTACCGAAGAGTGAAGCTTTGGCGCAACAGCACTTAATGCGAGAGTGCAAGGTGACGCTGAAGAAGGTGGAAAGCTCTGTGTGCAAAATTACTGGGGAAGTCAGAGACAAGTACATGGATGAAGTTGCCAGCGCATTGCCTCTCCAGAATGTATTAGAGGTTCTAAGGGTGGAAGAAAGATTGAAGGTAGAGGAGTATGCTGTAGCAATG AAGGCTCATATGTTCAAAATTAAGGGCATTTCAGAGGAAATACCCCGAGTAGTAAAAGAAATTTTTAGTGATACGTTGATGGAAGAGTACAACTGGGCGGGAGCAGCTGGAAAGAAAAGTCTCTAA